The DNA window ATGTACAGGTCCTTCTCCTGCCCGACGTTTTTCTGATACCCGGCGTTGCTGACGAAAATATCCAGCTTGCCGTCGTGATTGACGTCGACCATCACGACACCCGTACCCCACTTGCCCTTGCCACCAACGCCTGCCTTATCAGTGATGTCTTCGAACTGCCAGTTGCCTTTGTTCAGGTACAGCTTGTTCGAGCCCATATTGGCCGTGAAATAAATGTCGGGCAGGCTGTCGCCGTTGATGTCGCCCACGGCTACGCCCCCACCGTTGTAGAAATTACGGTAGTTGAATATGTTGAAGTCCTCCCGGTTTTTGACTGTATTTTCAAAGTTGACGCCGATGGCTTTGTTGTCCATACGCTCGAACAGCGTATCCTTTTTCGGCCCGGAGCAACTACTTACCAGTAACATAGTCAGCACAAAACCCGCGCTGAGCAAACTGGCTTTTCGATTATACTGATGATTCATTGATTGTTCGTCACTGGCGGCTACGGCAACCGCGCTATAGGTTATAGATAGTTATTCTGATACGCTGGACCTTTCAGGAATCGCCATTGTCAGTCAGGAATGACAAATTCAGTGTTTCGATGCTACTAATTGGCTAGAGCCACCTAACCGCTTGGCCTGTACGGTTCCGTTGCAAACGCCAATCAGCACAGTATTTCTCACTTGCTTCACGTCGCGCACATCGCCCCGGACGAACAGGCCCGTTTTGTCGGTCGGCACCTCGCTGAACTGCCAGTTTCGGTTGTTGCTCAGCACCAACCCGTGGTTCGCATCGACTTTACCAATGCGTAACCGCATGCGGGAATTATTACCCATCAACAGCAAGTCGGTGGTGCCGTTGTGATCGAAGTCATCGGTCAGAATTCCATAAACGGGCGATGCCTGCGCGATCGTCGGGAGCGGATGCGGAATCAACGTGCCGTTTCTGTTTTCCAGCACCATCGTTTGCAACTCATTTATCTCCCAATTTTTGGCTTGTTTCAGCTGTTGTTCATCGAAGCAGGTTTCTATCGTAGCATCGGCGAAACTCTGATAATTGGTAAACTTTTTTCGCAGCGACGGCACCTGTTCACAAATTTCGTCGCGGGAGTACGCCGGGTAGCGCTTACCGTCGATGAGGTAACTCATGAAAAAGTCGAGCGTACCGTTCTGATCGAAGTCGTCGTAGGTCAGTCGCGCCGGTTGGTCGGCACTCGCCCGGATTGGCGTGTTCAAGCCCAGATTACCAACCACTAGATCGAGGTCCCCGTCGCCATCCAGATCGGCCGGTTCGACACGGTTCCACCAGCCAGCCAGTTCGTTGTACACTTTTCTGCTATCCGCACTGAGTTTACCCTTCTGGTTCAGCAATACGGTGACGGGCATCCATTCGCCAACCAGCACCAGATCAGGAAACTTGTCCTTGTCGACATCCAAAACAGCGGCATCGGTGAGCATCCCCAGCCGCCCCAGCGACTGCGCCGTAAAGTGCGCTTTCCCGTCGTTGACGAGTAACATACTTTCATCATCGGCGGGGAAACGAAACGGCCGGATGCCGCCCCCGACAAACACATCCAGATCACCGTCAAGGTCAACATCGAGCGTTTTTACACAACTGCTGTTCAGCGACTCCGCTGGCAGCGGTTGCCGAACAAACCCGGCAGGTGTCCAGAGCCAAAGCTGATCCTGCCGTCGGGCGGCTTCGGCTACCCCGTACCCGCCATTGGCCAGGTACAGATCGACCCGGCCATCGCCGTTAAAGTCAGCGAAGCAAGCATCATTCGTAGTGGCATCCGCTACACCTGCCAGCTGTTCAGGCTGGAACGTACCATTAGCCGTTTGTCTGAATAGCTGACCTGAGTTTTGAGCATTACCGGCTACGAAAACCAGTTGCTCACCATTCGTTTCACCCACCGCCATGCGTGGCCCGGATGCCGAATATTGCATTGGCAACAGCACCTGCCGATCGAAGTTACTGGTCGAATCGACCTTGTGCACGTAGGCGGGGCCATTGGCTGACGAGAAAAGTGGGTTAGCAGTCGTCGGCACCGTTGGTGCAATATCCGATGCCTTACCATAGTCAAGCACCAGAACCTGATCTGGCTTCACCACACTTATCGTCTGATTACGGCCATCCGGCCATTGTACGGTTACGCTGATTTGCTTCGGTTCTGCCCCCAACCCGAACACCAGATCACCGTGGCTACACGATTCGTAGCCCCGCGTCGGATACCGCTCCTGCCGCTGCGCTTTCCCGTCGACAGCAACAGTAACCGTCGCGCCGATACCGAACGGATTAGTGTTGGGGCCAGTCAACTTAACGGCTAGATAGGGCGTCGCTTTGGTTTCGCGCTCCTGGTTGAGGTAGATGCGGGCCGGTTCGTTTAAGTTGTTCGTGATTAGATCGAGATCGCCGTCGCTGTCGAGATCAGCATAGGCACATCCGTTCGATGTCGTTGGTTCATCGAAGCCCCACGCCTTCTGTTCGTTGGTAAACGTCAGATTCTGGTTGTTGCGGAAAATATAGTTTTTCGTCTGCGTCGTCGGCATCTGCTTTATCTGCTCCAGCACATCGGTACCCGGCATCTGGTCAGAAAATTTCACAAAATCAGCGTTTGTGAAATCGCGTAAAATACCGTTGCTGACGAAAATATCCTTATAACCGTCGAGATCGAAATCGGCCAGCAACACGCCCCAGCTCCAATCGGTAGCCGACACGCCCGCCAGCTGGCCGACCTCCGCAAACTGACCGTTGGTTTGTTGAATCTGGAGCATGTTGCGCATGTTCTGGTGCCAGAATCCGTTACGCAGTTGGGCCTGATACACGTTCCAGTTGTCGGGCCAGGGCAGCAGCTTTTGCCGGGCGTTACTTTCCGGCAGCATATCCAGCGTCATGATATCAGACCGACCGTCGTTATTGACATCGGCCATATCCATACCCATTGCGGAGTAAGACGTGTGATCGACACGGTCGCGGAGTTCGTCGCGAAAGGTGCCGTTTTTCTGGTTAATGTACAGGTAATCGTCTTCGACAAAATCATTGGACACGTACACGTCCGGGTAGCCATCCCCGTTCACGTCGGAGACAGATACACCCAGCCCGAACCCCAGTGGATTGCCTTTTATTCCGGCCTGCTCCGACACGTCGACAAACAGCGGACCGGTTGCTATGTCTCCTTTCTGCCGTTCAACGGTCATATTCCGAAACAGCTTATCGCCCGCGTTGTAGTCGCGTTCGGTCCGCATGACGGAGGCTTCTTTACGCTGGTAATTTTTCAGGTTATGATTAATCAGAAAGCAGTCGAGGTCACCGTCCCGGTCGTAATCGAAGAAGTTAGCCTGTACCGAATACCCTGAATCGGCCAGCCCATACTCAGCTGCCCGGTCGGTAAACGTCAGATTTTTATTGTTGATGAATAGTTGGTTTCGGCGCAGTGAATCAGGGCGCAGCCCCGAATAGGAAACATAAATGTCAAGCCAGCCGTCGGCGTTGACGTCGGCCAGCGTGACGCCCGTTTTCCAGCCCCCCGCCCGGCCAGCTACGCCTGCCTTTGCCGTCACGTCGTCGAACGAAGCATTACCCTTGTTCAGAAATAGCTTATTGCTGACCTGATTGCCCGTGAAGTACAGATCGACGTGACCGTCGTTGTTCAGGTCGCCAGCCGCAACACCGGCTCCGTTGTAGAAGTACTCGAAGGCCAGAATATTCTCGGTTCGGGTTTCCTGAAGCTGATTAGTAAACTGCACTCCCGTCCTGGCCGGATCAGCCCGCGTGAACAGCGGAGTCGACTGATTACAGGCGTACAGGGAAAGGAGGAACGGTACAGCGAGCCAGAATTTCATTAAGTAAACAACGCCAGACAGCCGTGATACATCACAATCCGTCAGGCTTTTAGCCAATTTTAATTGGTAGGTCTTTAAACTACAAACAGCAGCCTGCGGGCAGGCTGCTGTTTGGTACTATAATCGAAAAATCAGCTGTTATAAGTACCCTGGGTTCTGGGGAGCCAGATTCGGGTTACTGTCGATAGCCTGTTGCGGGAACGGGAACAAAACAGCCGTTGCGGGCGATGTCGAAGACCGCTGATCGACCGGGGCCAGGAACGTACCAAAGCGAATCTGATCGCTCCGGCGCCACCCTTCCCAATACATTTCGCGGCCACGCTCAGCCAGCATACCAGCCAGATCAAGGCTGCTCAGGCTCGATGCGCCACGGGTGGTGCGCAGGTTGTTCACGATGGCCAGTGCCGTCTGCCCCTGCGAATCCGTGCCACCACGCAGGATAGCTTCGGCTTTCATCAGCAGTACGTCGGCATAGCGCAGGAATACGTAGTCGTTGGCCGGAGCATCGACAGCACCTGGCTGCGGCAGGTATTTGATAACCCGGATGCCCTGTACCTCATTGGCAAAACCCAGGTTCACATTCGGAGTAAATACCAGCGGGTTACCGCTACGATCAGTGGCTGCAACGGCAGCCGTCGTGTTTGGCTTCACTACAAACTGCTGACCAACCAGGAAGCCGGCGTTCAGACCCGTCTTCGATGTCAGGTCAGACGGCTGCGAACTCAGACGCTCGTCTGATTTTTCGAAGCTATTGTAGAAGTCCGCCAGCGTTGTGAAACCGTTCCATGCGTTGACGTACTGATTGTAGTGCATCGTCATGTAGTAGCGGTTCCGCACGTTACCAGGCTGTGCGGCCGAGCTGTTGGCAATCGTGAAGATCAGCTCCTTCGAGCGCGAATCGTTCTCCCAGTGGAAGTTGTCGAAATACTTACCCTTCGACGTCAGCGCAAAACCTTTGCTCGACGAAATAACCTGGTTAGAGAAGTACACCGCTGAGTCCATATCCGACTTTGCGAAGGTGTACGGTCCCGCCGGGCTCGACGAGTTGGTATATACCGCTTTGTTCAGGTACATTTTGGCCAGCATCGTTGCTGCCGCTTCCTTCGTTGCTACGTTCGGCGCCGAACCTGCTGCCAGGTTGTTGAATGCGTAGCGCAGGTCGCTGATAACAAAGTTGGTAGCCTCCGTACGGCTCAGCACGCGTGGGTTAGCATCGGCGGCATCGGATACCTGCCGAACGGGAACCCGACCGAACAGGTCAACAATGTATGAGGTAAAGAAACCACGCAGGAAGCGCGATTCGGCTGCCCGTTGTGTGTTCGACCCCGCTACCGATAGTGCCTGTGTTGCCCGGAATGCACCCGTGTTCAGGTCATTCCATGCTTCCAGAATACGCTGGTGCGATGCATCCCACGTATGCTGGTGCAGTTTCCGCCATGTACCGAAGTCGTCCCAGTCAGTACCACGCGTTGGACCCATCATTTCGTCAGATGGGTGCTCTTCCATAGCGTACGTGCCTCCCTGGTTCGTGGCGATATTATTCAGAATCGCATAAGCCCCCTGAAGAGTAGCCTGCGGATCAAGTACTACAGCATCTGGAGATGCCTCGGTGGACGACAGCTGACCAAAAACCTTGTCGTCCAGATTGGTACAGCTGATTGTGCTCATCATCAGAGCAGCGCCCAGCACACCTACTGTATTATATTTTGAGAAGTTCATTTTGTGTTTTATTGGTAAAACGTGTACAAAACGCGTTTTGATTTAGTGCGAGGAGATTAAACTTTGCCGATAGCAAAAAGATCAGCCATAGGCAAAGTTTAACTCTACAGCCGAACGTCCTAGAAACCTACGTTCAGGCCCAGTGTAAACGTGCGTGGCGTTGGGTACGGCGTGTAATCAATACCCAGCGATGGAACGTTGTTCAGCACTTTCACCGTGTTTACGTTCGGGTTTAGACCCGTGTATGGCGACAGAATGAACAGGTTCTGACCTGTCAGCGATACGTTCAGCGACTTGGCGAAGCCACCCTGTGGCAGGTTGAACGTGTAACCGATGTTTAGGTTCGTCAGGCGCAGGAAATCGCTCTTTTCGAGGAAGCGCGACGATACCGAACCGGGGTTCAGACCGTTCTCTGGTGAGTTAGCCGCAGCATAGTCTACGTTCCGGCCATTTTTCAACGAACCTTTCAGGAACAGGGCATTAGCCGTGTTGTTGTAGATGTAGCCACCCACCTGACCGTCGAAGAAAATACTGGCGTTGAACCGACCGTACGTGAAATTGTTAGTCAGACCCAGACGAGCTTTTGGGAAGGGGCTTCCCTGGTATGCCGAAGCACCACCGTCAGCGTAGGTCGCGTAGCCGTTCGAGTCGTAACCCGTGAAGGTCGGTGTGAAGAACGCAAACGGAGGATAGCCGTTCGTCACCAGCTGGGCGTAAGCGCCCGATAGACCCTGACCGTCGATAGCACCGACCGTTACGGTTGTTCCGATGTTTTTCACCTCGTTTTTCAGCGTCGTGAAGTTACCCTGGATTTCCCATGTGAATTTCTGGGTCTGTACGGCCTGGAAGTTCAGCGACAACTCGACACCTGTGCTGACAATCGAGCCCGGCAAGTTTACGAAGCGGTATTGTACCGGAGCAGGTTGTGCATAGAATACCTGGAACAGGGTGTTGGTCGCTTCACGGTGATAGTAGTCGATCGAACCACCCAAACGGCCCTTCAAAACCGAGAAATCAAGACCGATGCCAGCAGTTGCATTCTGCTCCCACTTCAGGTCAGGGTTGGGGTTGTTCTGCTGCGTTTGTGATCCGTCGGCGTTACGCGTGAAGATAATCTTCGACGCACCACCCGCAAAATCTTGGTTACCCGTGATACCGTAGTTAGCACGCAGCTTCAGGTCGTTGAAGATGTTCTTCGGAATGAAGCTTTCCTGCGACAGACGCCACGCACCGGCAACCGAAGGGAACACACCGTACTTGTTGTTGACACCGAAACGCGACGAACCATCGGCCCGAACCGTTACCGTTACCAGATACTTCTCCAGAAAGTTGTAGTTCAATCGACCAAAGTACGATTGCAGGTCATTCTGGCTACGGCCCGAACCCGAACCGAACGAGGTGATAGCAGCGCCCGTAGCGGGGTTTTTGGTAGCAGCAGCGCCTATATTGTCAAGATAGCTGATGTCAGCTTCGTTGTAGGGGAAATTACCGGCAACCTGGTAGTTCGAGCGTGTACCAAAGGTTTGGTACGAGAAGCCCAACAGTCCTTCCAGTGTACCCGGACCAACCGTTCCGTTGTAGTTCGCCGTATATTCAACCAGTTTCGACAACCGGTTCAGGTTGTTTACATACGCATAGCCACCCAAGCCAGTCGTTGGATCGGCGAAGATGTTGGCGCTGGCAACGTTCGGGATGATCGTTCCCGTCAGCTGTGCATTCAACCGCGAATCGATGCTCGTACTCCGTGTCTGTACCGAGTTATCGATACCGAAGTTAGCTTTCAGCGATACGCTGGGCAGTACCTGCCACGTAGCACTGGCGTTTGCCAACGAGCGGTTCGTTACCCCATTGTCTTTGTAGTACTCCAGGATCGCAGCCGGGTTACGGAAGCCACCACCCGCCAGCTGATAGTACGTACCATCGGCATTACGAACGGGGTAGGTCGGGTTGGCCGAAATCATGGCGCCGATGATGTTACCGTTATAACCAGCGTTGTTGTTGTTCAGCGTGTACTGATCCTGAATGTTCGACGTCGTCGCGTTAACGGCCAGTGTTACTTTGTGGTTGAACAGATCGTGCGACGCGTTGATACGGCCTGTAATCCGCTTCTGACCGGTCTTGTTAACAACACCCTGTTGGTCTTGATAACCCAGCGAGAAGTTGTATCGCGTGGTTTCCGTACCACCACCGAAGCTGGCGTTGTAGATCTGCGATACCGACGAGCGGAAAAGCACATCCTGCCAATCGGTGTTGCCACCAGCGTTTACAGCGGCATCCGATGCATTACCACCAGCAGCCTTTACGCCGTTAACGAAATCAGCGGCATTGAGCAGGTTGTACCGCTTCAACGGGCTCGAGAAAGCGGTCGAAGCCGAAATGTTCAGCTGCGACTGACCTACTTTACCTTTACGGGTCGTGATCAGGATTACGCCGTTGGCACCCCGCGCTCCGTAGATAGCAGCAGCCGAAGCGTCTTTCAGTACCGAGATATTCTCAATGTCGTTGGGGTTCAGGAACGCCAGCGGGTTACGGGGCGTCGAAGTGCCACCCGCACCGACGTCAACACCACCGCTGCTGAAGTCACCACCATCGAGAGGTACACCGTCAACAACGTACAGTGGGTTGTTACCAGCCCGCAACGACGTAGCGCCACGGATTTGTACGTTGATACCGGCACCCGGCTCACCACTGGCAGGCGTAATCTGCACACCGGCAACCCGGCCCTGCAACAGCTGCTCGGGCGAGGCAATGACCCCTTTGTTGAATTCTTTGGTGCTCAGCGTCGATACGCTACCGGTCGCATCTTTTACTTTCTGCGTACCGTAACCGACGACGACAACTTCGTTCAGCGTCTTGTTGTCTTCAACCAGACTGGCATCGACCGAAGCCCGCGAACCAGCGGCAATCTCCTGCGTCGTGTAGCCGATCGAGCTGAATACAAGGGTCGAACCACCCGGCACGTTGGCCAGCTGGTAGGTACCGTTTCCGTCGGTCGTCGTTCCTTTCGTGGTACCTTTAATCTGCACTGTAACACCCGGCAGGCCAGCGCCAGTACCGTCCGTTACTTTACCAGAGATTGTCGTACCCTGCGCAAATACAGCCTGTGTGCTCAGCAATGCACACAACAAGACAACCAGCATACCCAATCGAGTCAGGATATGGCCGGATTGCTTACACCGAACTGCATCGGTGCGACCTACTAAGTAGGATTTGTCCATCATAGGTTCTGTAAAATTTAATGAATAAGACTTGGAGGGTGGTTTATTAATTGGCTGATATACTACTCACTGTCTTCTGCAACAGCGCATACACTGACGAAATCACACTAGTTTAACCAGGTTATTTTCTTCGACAGCCCCATGCATTTATTCCAGATTAAAGAAAAACATATCAAGACCAGTGGGCAAAACTAATAGAATTACTCCTAATAATACAAAGGGATAATATCAAAATTTGCACAATGAGGGTTAAAATTGTACTATTGGTATAAGTATAATTTCATTTTTCCAAGCGAAATTGGTCAGCCAAAACTATACCTATTTCAATAATTAATTGAAAATCAGCCAACTATCGCCCATTTACTGCTGCAACGGCATACGCTCACTTTTTACTTATCAACTCCCCCGTATACCGGGAGAATGTGCGTTTAAAGGCTATTTTTGTATAAACTGTACCGGTTCTACTTACACAGGCCGGTTAACCTGCCCGTATGAATTCTGTTTTTTTTCAGCCACTGGCCGCTCAACTGGACGGAGAGCTGTATGACGATACGACACAGCGTACGCTATACGCGACCGACGCATCGGCTTATCGGGAAATGCCCATGGCCGTAGCTGTGCCCAAAACCGTAAACGATCTCAAAACGCTGCTTTCTTTTGCCAGGCATCATAAGTTACCCGTCATCCCGCGAACCGCCGGAACATCGCTGGCCGGGCAGGTGGTGGGCAATGGTATCGTGGTCGATGTATCGAAGCATTTTACAAAAATCCTGGAAATCAACCCGGACGAACGCTGGGTGCGGGTGCAGCCGGGCGTAATTCGGGATGAGCTGAATCAGGCGTTGAAACCATACGGCTTGTATTTTGGACCGGAAACATCGACGGCAAACCGGGCCATGATCGGGGGTATGGTCGGCAATAATTCGTGCGGCTCTAATTCGGTTGTGTACCGGGCCACACGGGAGCACACATTGTCGGTAAAAGCGCTGCTCGCCGATGGTAGCGAAGTCGAATTTGGTGCAACATCGTCGGCAGATTTTGCGGAGCAACTTGCTACGGCCACTCGCAAAAACGGCACGGCTTCACTGGTGGACCGGATTCTACTGACCACGAACGCGATACTATCGGACTCAGCCAATCAGGCAGAAATTCGGCGCAACTTCCCGAAGCAGACCATCGAACGGCGTAACACGGGCTACGCGCTCGACGCGCTGCTCGACATGGCGCCTTATACCGCCGATGGGGCGGCTTTCAACTTGGCTAAATTTATTGCCGGCTCGGAAGGAACGCTTTGTTTCCTGACGGAGATCAAACTCAACCTGGTGCCACTGCCGCCGAAGGAAGGTGGGCTGGTATGCGTTCACTGCCGGTCGATCGACGAAGCACTGCGGGCAACGCTGGTGGCACTGAAGTATCAGCCGTATGCCGTCGAACTGATCGACGACATCATTCTGGAACGGGCCGACGAAAATCCGGAGCAGCGCAAAAACAGCTTTTTCGTCCAGAAAACAGCCAGCGACACCTTCCCGATCATTCTGGTCGTTGACTTATCGCGCGATACGAGAGCGGAGATTCAGGAACTGGCCGATGCGATGATTGCCGAGATGCAGACGGCGACGATGGGCTATCATTACCCGGTGCTGTACGGCGAAGACACCAAGAAAATCTGGACGCTGCGCAAAGCGGGTCTGGGTTTGCTGGGTAACCTGCCCGGCGATGCGAAAGCCGTAGCCGTTATCGAAGATACGGCCGTCGATGTGCACGACCTGCCTGACTTTATCCGCGAGTTCAACGATATCCTGAAAGAAAATCAGATGTCGGCGGTTCACTACGCCCACGTGGGTTCGGGCGAAATACACCTGCGCCCGATTATCAACCTGAAAACGGCCGAAGGGCACCGGCAGTACCGGCTAATTGCCGAACAGATTGCCACGCTGGTTAAGAAATACGACGGGTCATTGTCGGGTGAGCACGGCGACGGGCGACTGCGGGGCGAGTTCATTCCGCAAATGGTTGGTCAGCACAATTATGAGCTGATGCGGCAGATTAAGCATACGTGGGACCCCGACGGCATTTTCAACCCCGGCAAGATCGTGGAGACGCCACCGATGGATACGTTCCTGCGCTACGAAGCGGGTCAGCAGACGCCCGACTTCCAGACGTATTTCCGCTACGAAAACCAGACGATTCTCCAGCATGCCGAGCAGTGCAACGGCTCCGGCGACTGTCGGAAAACGGAGCGGTCGGGCGGGACGATGTGCCCCAGCTACATGGCAACCCGCAACGAGAAAGATACGACGCGGGCGCGGGCAAACATCCTGCGCGAAATGCTGACGCGCTCCGACAAAGACAACCGCTTCGACAACAAGGAGATCAAGGAAGTCTACGACCTGTGTCTATCGTGCAAAGGATGCAAATCGGAGTGTCCGTCGAACGTGGACGTTGCCAAGCTAAAAGCCGAGTTTTTGCAGCATTACTATGATGCTAATGGCGTACCACTTCGGTCGCGCATGATCGCCAACTTCGGGCGGCTGTCGGGTCTGGCGTCGCTGGTACCCTGGGCGTACAATGGCGTACTCGGAACCCCTGCCCTGCGCCGGATCGCGAACCGAACGCTCGGCTTCCACCCCGACCGGACGATGCCACTGCTCGACAAAACGACGTTGAAAAAATGGTTTACGTCGCGCCGGTCGACAGTAGCCACGGCTGGCAATCAGGCGCAGAAAACCGTCTACCTGTTCTGCGACGAGTTTACCAATTTCAACGATGTACCGGTTGGTCAGAAAGCCGTGCAATTATTCGAGCGGCTGGGATACACGGTCATCATACCCAAACACGGCGAAAGTGGGCGGGCGGCTCTGTCGAAAGGTATGCTGAAGATGGCGAAGCAGATGGCCGACCATAACGTTCGCAGCCTGCGTGGCGTCATCACCACCGACACACCCCTCGTCGGGCTGGAGCCGTCGGCCATTCTGACATTCCGTGATGAATATCCCGATCTGGTCGATGAATCGCTGGTTGCCGATGCTAAAGCCCTGTCGAAAAATGCGCTGACGTTTGAAGAATTTATCGCCCGCGAACTCGACGCCAAACGCATACGTCCGGAGCAGTTCACGCAGGAAACGCGGCTGATTAAATTACACGGTCACTGCCAGCAGAAGGCGGTATCGTCACTGGTGCCGGGTAAGAAAGCCCTGTCGTTACCGAAGAATTACACGGTACAGCTGATTCCGTCGGGTTGCTGCGGTATGGCTGGCTCGTTCGGATACGAAGCCGAGCACTACGATGTATCGATGAAAATCGGTGAACTGGTCCTGTTCCCGACCGTCCGGCAACAACCCGACGACGTTATCATTGCCGCACCGGGCACCTCCTGCCGCCACCAGATCAAAGACGGCACCGCCCGCAAAGCGCAACACCCCGCCGAGATCTTGTTTGACGCGCTGAATAATGATTGAATGATAGAGTGATAGAATGATTGAATAGGCTGACGCATTCAGTCATTCTATCACTCTATCATTCAATCAC is part of the Spirosoma rhododendri genome and encodes:
- a CDS encoding FAD-binding and (Fe-S)-binding domain-containing protein, which codes for MNSVFFQPLAAQLDGELYDDTTQRTLYATDASAYREMPMAVAVPKTVNDLKTLLSFARHHKLPVIPRTAGTSLAGQVVGNGIVVDVSKHFTKILEINPDERWVRVQPGVIRDELNQALKPYGLYFGPETSTANRAMIGGMVGNNSCGSNSVVYRATREHTLSVKALLADGSEVEFGATSSADFAEQLATATRKNGTASLVDRILLTTNAILSDSANQAEIRRNFPKQTIERRNTGYALDALLDMAPYTADGAAFNLAKFIAGSEGTLCFLTEIKLNLVPLPPKEGGLVCVHCRSIDEALRATLVALKYQPYAVELIDDIILERADENPEQRKNSFFVQKTASDTFPIILVVDLSRDTRAEIQELADAMIAEMQTATMGYHYPVLYGEDTKKIWTLRKAGLGLLGNLPGDAKAVAVIEDTAVDVHDLPDFIREFNDILKENQMSAVHYAHVGSGEIHLRPIINLKTAEGHRQYRLIAEQIATLVKKYDGSLSGEHGDGRLRGEFIPQMVGQHNYELMRQIKHTWDPDGIFNPGKIVETPPMDTFLRYEAGQQTPDFQTYFRYENQTILQHAEQCNGSGDCRKTERSGGTMCPSYMATRNEKDTTRARANILREMLTRSDKDNRFDNKEIKEVYDLCLSCKGCKSECPSNVDVAKLKAEFLQHYYDANGVPLRSRMIANFGRLSGLASLVPWAYNGVLGTPALRRIANRTLGFHPDRTMPLLDKTTLKKWFTSRRSTVATAGNQAQKTVYLFCDEFTNFNDVPVGQKAVQLFERLGYTVIIPKHGESGRAALSKGMLKMAKQMADHNVRSLRGVITTDTPLVGLEPSAILTFRDEYPDLVDESLVADAKALSKNALTFEEFIARELDAKRIRPEQFTQETRLIKLHGHCQQKAVSSLVPGKKALSLPKNYTVQLIPSGCCGMAGSFGYEAEHYDVSMKIGELVLFPTVRQQPDDVIIAAPGTSCRHQIKDGTARKAQHPAEILFDALNND